DNA sequence from the Pseudoduganella plicata genome:
TCACGTGCAGCATGTCGTCCCGTTCCAGCAAGCGCACGCTGGTCAGGAACAGCTGCGTCCTGCGCGTCTCCGGCGCGATCGTATCGGCCACGTCGCCATCCTCGCCCGGCTGGACGAGCCGCGAGAATTTCAGCTCGCCGCCCTGCAGGTAGGTCTGGCGCAGGCCGCCCGACTGCAGGGTCACGAGCAGTTGGTGGTGCGGGCGCGGCGCATCGCCGCCGCGCTCATCGATGTGTTCCAGCAGCGCGCACGACAGCAGCGTGGCCGAGTAGATGCCCGCCAGCGGCGTCTGCACCAGCGTCATCGCATCCACCCAGGGCGCCAGGATGGCCGGATTGGTCAGCGCCGTGAACAGTACGATGTCGTCGCGCCGGCCCGCCTCGGCGCGGCCCTGCACGATCGCCGCGCGGTAGCCCGTGTCGCGGTATTGCTGGGCGAGCCGGCGTGCCCGCAGCTTGCGCCCGGCGCGTCCGCCCACGTGCGGCAGCAGGTGGCGCGTGAAGTCCTCCTCGATCAGGTCCGCGACGAGATAGGCCGGACGGGCGCCGTGTTGCTCCAGATAGCCGAGAAAATCGTCGACGCCGGTCCGGGTGGGAGGGAACACGGCGGCGTGCGACAGCGCGCCGCCGTGCCACTGCCAGGCCTGCAGTCCCTCGCTGGTGAGATAAAAGAGCTGTTTCGGCAGCATGTCAGATCCTGATCGCGCTGATCGTATCGTAGATGGGGCCCAGCACGGACAGCATGATCCAGCCCAGCAGCAGCCCCAGGACCACCGTCATGGCCGGCTCGATCATGGCCTGCACACGTTCGATCTGCTCGCGCACCTCGCGATTATAGAAATAGGCGACGTTGCGCAGCGCGCCGTCCAGAGCGCCCGTCGCTTCGCCCACTTTGAGCATGCGCACCACCAGCGGCGGGAAGATGCCCGTCGTGGCGAAGGCCGCTGTGACGCTGTGGCCCTCCGAGATCAGCTGCGCCGCGCGGCGCAGCGCCGCCGCCACGACGCGGTTGCCGACGATGCCCTCGGAGAGCCGGATGCAGTCGAGGATCGTGATGCCGGAAGCGTACATCAGTGCGAAGAACGTGGCAAAGCGGGCCAGGATGATCTTGTGCAGCACGGGGCCTACGGGCCAGGCACGCAGCTTGATCCGATCGAACGAGAACGCGGCGCGTTCGCTGCGCCCGAGCCACCAGCGGGCGCCGAACCAGACGGCGAATGGCAGCGCAAGCAGCACGAACCACCAGTCGATGAACACGTTCGAGACGGCGATCAGCACTTTCGTGTGCAGCGGCAGTTCGCGCCCCATGTTGCCGATGAAGTTCGTCAGCTGGGGCACCAGGTAGATCATCAGGAAGAACGTCACGGCCGTGACGACGACCAGCACCACGGCCGGGTAGGTGACGATCTTTTTGGTCTGCGCCGCCAGTTCGTCCTGCCAGCGCAGGCCGCTGGCCAGGTCGCGGAACACTTCGTTGACCTTGCCGCTTTCCTCGCCGGCCTTGACGAGGCTCGTGAACGTGGGGTCGAACACGTCGGGATGGCCCGCCAGCGCATCGGACAGTTGCAGGCCGCCCTCGATCTTCTCGATCAGGTCCGTGACGATCTCGCGAAAGCGCAGATGGTCCATGCTGTCGCGCAGGTCGTTCAGCGCGTCCAGGATCGGCACGCCCGCGCTGGACATCTGCTCCATGTGGAAGCAGAAGTTGATCAGTTCGCGCCGGCTGATGGCGCGCCGGCCGATGGCACCGAGCGGCACCTTGCGCTGGCGTGTCTGGCGGAAGTCGATCAGGTCCAGGTCCATGCGCGACAGGCGCATTTCCAGGTCCGGCAGGTTGAGTGCCTCCATGTCGCCAGGGACGATTTCGCCCGTGGGCGTCATGGCGCGGTAGATAAACTTCGGCATGTCAGGCCAGCCTGTCGGTCAGGTCGACGACGCGCGAGACCTCGTCCAGCGTGGTCGCGCCTTCCAGCACGCGGCGCATGCCGTCGTCCACCAGCGAACGGAAGCCGCTGGCCGCCGCCGCCGCGCGCAGCTCGCGCACCGAGGCGCGGCGCGCCACCAGTTCATCGAGCTCAGCGTTCATCTTCAGCAATTCCATGATGGCCAGGCGCCCTTTGTAGCCTTGATGCGCGCAGCGCTCGCAGCCCACGGCGCGATAGATCACCGCCTTTTCGCCCTCCGCCTCAAGCCCCAGCAGGCGCCGCTCCAGCGCGTCGGCCGTG
Encoded proteins:
- a CDS encoding type II secretion system F family protein; translated protein: MPKFIYRAMTPTGEIVPGDMEALNLPDLEMRLSRMDLDLIDFRQTRQRKVPLGAIGRRAISRRELINFCFHMEQMSSAGVPILDALNDLRDSMDHLRFREIVTDLIEKIEGGLQLSDALAGHPDVFDPTFTSLVKAGEESGKVNEVFRDLASGLRWQDELAAQTKKIVTYPAVVLVVVTAVTFFLMIYLVPQLTNFIGNMGRELPLHTKVLIAVSNVFIDWWFVLLALPFAVWFGARWWLGRSERAAFSFDRIKLRAWPVGPVLHKIILARFATFFALMYASGITILDCIRLSEGIVGNRVVAAALRRAAQLISEGHSVTAAFATTGIFPPLVVRMLKVGEATGALDGALRNVAYFYNREVREQIERVQAMIEPAMTVVLGLLLGWIMLSVLGPIYDTISAIRI